From one Thunnus maccoyii chromosome 6, fThuMac1.1, whole genome shotgun sequence genomic stretch:
- the mecom gene encoding MDS1 and EVI1 complex locus protein EVI1-A isoform X2: MKAEEYSCDTMAPDIHEERQYRCEDCDQHFESRNQLLDHQKQPCGMPPSSFLNPGGDGDLKAQEPQDLRPLHMSHGLQECKECDQVFPDIQSLEAHALSHSEEREYKCDQCPKAFNWKSNLIRHQMSHDSGKHYECENCSKQVFTDPSNLQRHIRSQHVGARAHACSDCGKTFATSSGLKQHKHIHSSVKPFMCKSLRPYLCEVCHKSYTQFSNLCRHKRMHADCRTQIKCKDCGQMFSTTSSLNKHRRFCEGKNHFTAGGLFAQGMTLPGAPGLDKSALAMGHSSAGLADYFGASRHHGGLTFPAAPAFPFSFPGLFPSGLYHRPQLIPATTSPVRQQAHAPVAGPGAELRKSPLLPPSPGAQESRELLKALHKDGGSPGNPMPGSELHTQSSSSSTKQRNKQSDQSESSDLDDVSTPSGSDLESTSGSELESDMDSERERGAARENGKGPKRKASEGGPQSPSLTSSSAAKDFPGPSLIPSSLDEHTAVTGAVNDSIKAIASIAEKYFGSTGLAGLQDKKVGSLPYPSMFPLPFFPAFSPPVYPFPDRDLRPPGLKAEPQLPADDCKKAQGKSSSESPFDLTTKRKEEKSAPFASSKPEASHSSGQDQPLDLSLGSRGRGRSGREEETKKNLGYEEEKAVMEIPKADTSLQHARPTPFFMDPIYRVEKRRMSDPFETLKDKYMRPAPGFLFHPQFRLPDQRTWMSAIENMAEKLETFGSLKPESGDLLRSVPSMFDFRAPPSALPETLLRKGKERYTCRYCGKIFPRSANLTRHLRTHTGEQPYRCKYCDRSFSISSNLQRHIRNIHNKEKPFKCHLCDRCFGQQTNLDRHLKKHENGNLSGTAMSSPQSELDSGSAILDDKEDSYFNEIRNFIGNTGQNQTSPDPSEEGLNGGPFEEEKPLIASHGSRDLEDEEVEELGADEEEGEEPSNTPGKPEGEMLPSNISIMQDEMDFSGPNDLNLNSKTSPRRYKEEEEQSGYSALDHIRHFSDMRKLEESELSDGDGDGDEDDESFGSPSLTESVKQPLFRKSKSQAYAMMLSLAEKDSLHPATHTPATMWHSLARAAAESSAIQSLSHV, translated from the exons ATGAAGGCTGAAGAGTATTCATGTGACACCATGGCTCCTGATATTCATG AGGAGAGGCAGTACCGCTGTGAGGACTGTGACCAGCACTTTGAGTCCCGCAACCAGCTGCTGGACCACCAGAAGCAGCCGTGTGGGatgcccccctcctccttccttaaCCCAG GAGGGGACGGTGACCTAAAGGCCCAGGAACCTCAAGACCTGCGACCTCTCCACATGTCTCACGGTCTACAAGAGTGTAAGGAGTGTGACCAGGTCTTCCCTGATATCCAGAG TCTGGAGGCTCACGCTCTGTCCCACTCTGAGGAGAGGGAATATAAGTGTGACCAGTGTCCCAAGGCTTTCAACTGGAAATCAAACCTGATTCGACATCAGATGTCGCATGACAGTGGCAAGCACTACGAATGTGAAAACTGCTCAAAG CAGGTGTTCACAGACCCCAGTAACCTGCAGAGGCACATCCGCTCACAGCACGTCGGGGCACGGGCCCACGCTTGCTCCGACTGTGGCAAGACGTTTGCAACGTCTTCAGGCCTCAAGCAGCATAAGCACATCCACAGCAGTGTCAAGCCCTTCATGTGTAAGTCACTAAGACCCTACCTAT GCGAGGTATGCCACAAGTCCTACACCCAGTTCTCTAACCTGTGCCGCCACAAACGCATGCACGCTGACTGCCGCACACAGATTAAGTGCAAGGACTGTGGGCAGATGTTCAGCACCACCTCCTCCCTCAACAAACACCGGCGCTTCTGCGAAGGGAAGAACCATTTCACAGCAGGGGGATTGTTTGCCCAGGGTATGACACTCCCTGGCGCCCCTGGCTTGGACAAATCAGCTCTGGCAATGGGCCACAGCAGTGCCGGACTGGCTGATTACTTTGGAGCCAGCCGCCATCATGGCGGGCTTACCTTCCCTGCTGCTCCAGCATTCCCCTTCAGCTTCCCTGGCCTTTTCCCCTCTGGACTCTACCACCGCCCGCAGCTCATTCCTGCCACCACCTCTCCTGTCAGACAACAAGCTCACGCACCTGTTGCTGGGCCTGGTGCAGAGCTGAGAAAGAGTCCACTGCTGCCTCCCAGCCCTGGAGCTCAGGAGTCCCGAGAGCTCCTTAAGGCTCTTCATAAAGATGGCGGTTCACCAGGCAATCCCATGCCAGGGTCAGAGCTTCACACCCAGAGCTCCTCGTCCTCCACAAAGCAGCGGAACAAGCAGAGTGACCAGTCTGAGAGCAGTGACCTGGACGATGTCAGCACGCCCAGTGGAAGTGATCTGGAGAGCACATCGGGCTCTGAGCTGGAGAGTGACATGGAcagtgagagggagaggggggctGCTCGGGAAAATGGCAAAGGCCCCAAGAGGAAGGCCAGTGAAGGAGGCCCCCAGAGTCCCAGCCTGACGAGCAGCAGTGCTGCGAAAGACTTTCCAGGCCCTTCTCTCATCCCTTCCTCGCTGGACGAGCACACAGCTGTAACAGGGGCTGTGAATGACTCTATTAAGGCCATTGCCTCCATCGCTGAGAAGTACTTTGGCTCCACGGGGCTGGCTGGCCTGCAGGACAAGAAAGTCGGGTCTCTGCCCTATCCCTCCATGTTCCCCTTGCCTTTCTTCCCAGCTTTCTCTCCTCCAGTTTACCCTTTCCCAGACAGGGACCTCAGACCTCCAGGCCTGAAGGCCGAGCCACAGTTGCCGGCAGATGACTGCAAGAAGGCTCAGGGCAAATCTTCATCCGAGTCACCATTTGACCTCACTACCAAGCGAAAGGAGGAGAAGTCTGCCCCATTTGCCTCCTCTAAACCAGAGGCATCCCACTCCTCTGGTCAGGATCAGCCGCTAGACCTCAGCCTGGGGAGTAGGGGCCGTGGACGcagtggaagagaagaggagacaaaGAAGAACCTGGGCTATGAAGAGGAGAAGGCAGTGATGGAGATTCCAAAAGCAGACACCTCCTTACAGCATGCCAGGCCCACTCCTTTCTTCATGGACCCCATCTACAG GGTTGAGAAGAGGAGAATGAGCGATCCGTTTGAGACTCTGAAAGACAAGTACATGCGGCCGGCTCCAGGCTTCCTCTTCCATCCACAG TTTCGTTTGCCAGATCAGAGAACATGG ATGTCGGCCATCGAGAACATGGCGGAGAAGCTGGAGACGTTTGGCTCCTTGAAGCCAGAGTCTGGTGACCTGCTGCGCTCAGTCCCCTCCATGTTCGACTTCAGAGCCCCACCCTCTGCACTTCCAGAGACGCTGCTGCGCAAGGGCAAGGAGCGCTACACATGCAG ATATTGTGGGAAAATATTCCCTCGCTCTGCCAACCTGACCCGCCACCTCAGGACTCATACAGGAGAGCAACCATACAG GTGTAAATACTGCGACCGCTCCTTCAGCATCTCCTCCAACCTGCAGCGTCACATTCGCAACATCCACAACAAGGAGAAGCCCTTCAAGTGTCACTTGTGTGACCGTTGCTTTGGTCAGCAGACCAACCTGGACCGTCACCTCAAGAAGCACGAGAATGGCAACCTATCAG gcaCCGCAATGTCATCCCCACAGTCTGAACTGGACAGTGGCAGTGCCATACTGGATGACAAAGAAGACTCTTATTTCAACGAAATAAGAAATTTCATTGGCAACACAGGCCAGAACCAGACATCCCCAGATCCCTCTGAGGAAGG GTTAAATGGCGGCCCATTTGAAGAAGAAAAGCCGCTGATTGCCAGCCATGGGTCACGTGACCTGGAAGACGAGGAAGTGGAGGAGCTCGGTGCTGATGAAGAAGAAGGGGAAGAGCCTAGCAACACCCCTGGGAAACCGGAAGGCGAGATGCTTCCTAGCAACATTAGCATCATGCAAGACGAAATGGACTTTAGTGGACCAAATGACTTGAACCTCAACAGCAAAACCTCTCCTAGGAG GtataaggaggaggaggagcagagcgGCTACTCTGCCTTGGATCATATTCGTCACTTTTCGGACATGCGCAAGCTGGAGGAGAGTGAGCTGAGTGACGGAGATGGAGACGGTGATGAGGACGACGAATCATTTGGTTCCCCCTCTCTGACTGAgtcagtcaaacagccactctTTAGGAAATCCAAGTCTCAG GCTTATGCCATGATGCTGTCTCTGGCTGAAAAGGACTCTCTCCACCCAGCCACCCACACCCCAGCCACCATGTGGCACAGTCTGGCACGGGCTGCTGCTGAATCCAGTGCCATCCAGTCCCTCAGCCATGTATGA
- the mecom gene encoding histone-lysine N-methyltransferase MECOM isoform X11 produces the protein MKAEEYSCDTMAPDIHEERQYRCEDCDQHFESRNQLLDHQKQPCGMPPSSFLNPGGDGDLKAQEPQDLRPLHMSHGLQECKECDQVFPDIQSLEAHALSHSEEREYKCDQCPKAFNWKSNLIRHQMSHDSGKHYECENCSKQVFTDPSNLQRHIRSQHVGARAHACSDCGKTFATSSGLKQHKHIHSSVKPFMCEVCHKSYTQFSNLCRHKRMHADCRTQIKCKDCGQMFSTTSSLNKHRRFCEGKNHFTAGGLFAQGMTLPGAPGLDKSALAMGHSSAGLADYFGASRHHGGLTFPAAPAFPFSFPGLFPSGLYHRPQLIPATTSPVRQQAHAPVAGPGAELRKSPLLPPSPGAQESRELLKALHKDGGSPGNPMPGSELHTQSSSSSTKQRNKQSDQSESSDLDDVSTPSGSDLESTSGSELESDMDSERERGAARENGKGPKRKASEGGPQSPSLTSSSAAKDFPGPSLIPSSLDEHTAVTGAVNDSIKAIASIAEKYFGSTGLAGLQDKKVGSLPYPSMFPLPFFPAFSPPVYPFPDRDLRPPGLKAEPQLPADDCKKAQGKSSSESPFDLTTKRKEEKSAPFASSKPEASHSSGQDQPLDLSLGSRGRGRSGREEETKKNLGYEEEKAVMEIPKADTSLQHARPTPFFMDPIYRVEKRRMSDPFETLKDKYMRPAPGFLFHPQMSAIENMAEKLETFGSLKPESGDLLRSVPSMFDFRAPPSALPETLLRKGKERYTCRYCGKIFPRSANLTRHLRTHTGEQPYRCKYCDRSFSISSNLQRHIRNIHNKEKPFKCHLCDRCFGQQTNLDRHLKKHENGNLSGTAMSSPQSELDSGSAILDDKEDSYFNEIRNFIGNTGQNQTSPDPSEEGLNGGPFEEEKPLIASHGSRDLEDEEVEELGADEEEGEEPSNTPGKPEGEMLPSNISIMQDEMDFSGPNDLNLNSKTSPRRYKEEEEQSGYSALDHIRHFSDMRKLEESELSDGDGDGDEDDESFGSPSLTESVKQPLFRKSKSQAYAMMLSLAEKDSLHPATHTPATMWHSLARAAAESSAIQSLSHV, from the exons ATGAAGGCTGAAGAGTATTCATGTGACACCATGGCTCCTGATATTCATG AGGAGAGGCAGTACCGCTGTGAGGACTGTGACCAGCACTTTGAGTCCCGCAACCAGCTGCTGGACCACCAGAAGCAGCCGTGTGGGatgcccccctcctccttccttaaCCCAG GAGGGGACGGTGACCTAAAGGCCCAGGAACCTCAAGACCTGCGACCTCTCCACATGTCTCACGGTCTACAAGAGTGTAAGGAGTGTGACCAGGTCTTCCCTGATATCCAGAG TCTGGAGGCTCACGCTCTGTCCCACTCTGAGGAGAGGGAATATAAGTGTGACCAGTGTCCCAAGGCTTTCAACTGGAAATCAAACCTGATTCGACATCAGATGTCGCATGACAGTGGCAAGCACTACGAATGTGAAAACTGCTCAAAG CAGGTGTTCACAGACCCCAGTAACCTGCAGAGGCACATCCGCTCACAGCACGTCGGGGCACGGGCCCACGCTTGCTCCGACTGTGGCAAGACGTTTGCAACGTCTTCAGGCCTCAAGCAGCATAAGCACATCCACAGCAGTGTCAAGCCCTTCATGT GCGAGGTATGCCACAAGTCCTACACCCAGTTCTCTAACCTGTGCCGCCACAAACGCATGCACGCTGACTGCCGCACACAGATTAAGTGCAAGGACTGTGGGCAGATGTTCAGCACCACCTCCTCCCTCAACAAACACCGGCGCTTCTGCGAAGGGAAGAACCATTTCACAGCAGGGGGATTGTTTGCCCAGGGTATGACACTCCCTGGCGCCCCTGGCTTGGACAAATCAGCTCTGGCAATGGGCCACAGCAGTGCCGGACTGGCTGATTACTTTGGAGCCAGCCGCCATCATGGCGGGCTTACCTTCCCTGCTGCTCCAGCATTCCCCTTCAGCTTCCCTGGCCTTTTCCCCTCTGGACTCTACCACCGCCCGCAGCTCATTCCTGCCACCACCTCTCCTGTCAGACAACAAGCTCACGCACCTGTTGCTGGGCCTGGTGCAGAGCTGAGAAAGAGTCCACTGCTGCCTCCCAGCCCTGGAGCTCAGGAGTCCCGAGAGCTCCTTAAGGCTCTTCATAAAGATGGCGGTTCACCAGGCAATCCCATGCCAGGGTCAGAGCTTCACACCCAGAGCTCCTCGTCCTCCACAAAGCAGCGGAACAAGCAGAGTGACCAGTCTGAGAGCAGTGACCTGGACGATGTCAGCACGCCCAGTGGAAGTGATCTGGAGAGCACATCGGGCTCTGAGCTGGAGAGTGACATGGAcagtgagagggagaggggggctGCTCGGGAAAATGGCAAAGGCCCCAAGAGGAAGGCCAGTGAAGGAGGCCCCCAGAGTCCCAGCCTGACGAGCAGCAGTGCTGCGAAAGACTTTCCAGGCCCTTCTCTCATCCCTTCCTCGCTGGACGAGCACACAGCTGTAACAGGGGCTGTGAATGACTCTATTAAGGCCATTGCCTCCATCGCTGAGAAGTACTTTGGCTCCACGGGGCTGGCTGGCCTGCAGGACAAGAAAGTCGGGTCTCTGCCCTATCCCTCCATGTTCCCCTTGCCTTTCTTCCCAGCTTTCTCTCCTCCAGTTTACCCTTTCCCAGACAGGGACCTCAGACCTCCAGGCCTGAAGGCCGAGCCACAGTTGCCGGCAGATGACTGCAAGAAGGCTCAGGGCAAATCTTCATCCGAGTCACCATTTGACCTCACTACCAAGCGAAAGGAGGAGAAGTCTGCCCCATTTGCCTCCTCTAAACCAGAGGCATCCCACTCCTCTGGTCAGGATCAGCCGCTAGACCTCAGCCTGGGGAGTAGGGGCCGTGGACGcagtggaagagaagaggagacaaaGAAGAACCTGGGCTATGAAGAGGAGAAGGCAGTGATGGAGATTCCAAAAGCAGACACCTCCTTACAGCATGCCAGGCCCACTCCTTTCTTCATGGACCCCATCTACAG GGTTGAGAAGAGGAGAATGAGCGATCCGTTTGAGACTCTGAAAGACAAGTACATGCGGCCGGCTCCAGGCTTCCTCTTCCATCCACAG ATGTCGGCCATCGAGAACATGGCGGAGAAGCTGGAGACGTTTGGCTCCTTGAAGCCAGAGTCTGGTGACCTGCTGCGCTCAGTCCCCTCCATGTTCGACTTCAGAGCCCCACCCTCTGCACTTCCAGAGACGCTGCTGCGCAAGGGCAAGGAGCGCTACACATGCAG ATATTGTGGGAAAATATTCCCTCGCTCTGCCAACCTGACCCGCCACCTCAGGACTCATACAGGAGAGCAACCATACAG GTGTAAATACTGCGACCGCTCCTTCAGCATCTCCTCCAACCTGCAGCGTCACATTCGCAACATCCACAACAAGGAGAAGCCCTTCAAGTGTCACTTGTGTGACCGTTGCTTTGGTCAGCAGACCAACCTGGACCGTCACCTCAAGAAGCACGAGAATGGCAACCTATCAG gcaCCGCAATGTCATCCCCACAGTCTGAACTGGACAGTGGCAGTGCCATACTGGATGACAAAGAAGACTCTTATTTCAACGAAATAAGAAATTTCATTGGCAACACAGGCCAGAACCAGACATCCCCAGATCCCTCTGAGGAAGG GTTAAATGGCGGCCCATTTGAAGAAGAAAAGCCGCTGATTGCCAGCCATGGGTCACGTGACCTGGAAGACGAGGAAGTGGAGGAGCTCGGTGCTGATGAAGAAGAAGGGGAAGAGCCTAGCAACACCCCTGGGAAACCGGAAGGCGAGATGCTTCCTAGCAACATTAGCATCATGCAAGACGAAATGGACTTTAGTGGACCAAATGACTTGAACCTCAACAGCAAAACCTCTCCTAGGAG GtataaggaggaggaggagcagagcgGCTACTCTGCCTTGGATCATATTCGTCACTTTTCGGACATGCGCAAGCTGGAGGAGAGTGAGCTGAGTGACGGAGATGGAGACGGTGATGAGGACGACGAATCATTTGGTTCCCCCTCTCTGACTGAgtcagtcaaacagccactctTTAGGAAATCCAAGTCTCAG GCTTATGCCATGATGCTGTCTCTGGCTGAAAAGGACTCTCTCCACCCAGCCACCCACACCCCAGCCACCATGTGGCACAGTCTGGCACGGGCTGCTGCTGAATCCAGTGCCATCCAGTCCCTCAGCCATGTATGA
- the mecom gene encoding histone-lysine N-methyltransferase MECOM isoform X13: MKAEEYSCDTMAPDIHEERQYRCEDCDQHFESRNQLLDHQKQPCGMPPSSFLNPGGDGDLKAQEPQDLRPLHMSHGLQECKECDQVFPDIQSLEAHALSHSEEREYKCDQCPKAFNWKSNLIRHQMSHDSGKHYECENCSKVFTDPSNLQRHIRSQHVGARAHACSDCGKTFATSSGLKQHKHIHSSVKPFMCEVCHKSYTQFSNLCRHKRMHADCRTQIKCKDCGQMFSTTSSLNKHRRFCEGKNHFTAGGLFAQGMTLPGAPGLDKSALAMGHSSAGLADYFGASRHHGGLTFPAAPAFPFSFPGLFPSGLYHRPQLIPATTSPVRQQAHAPVAGPGAELRKSPLLPPSPGAQESRELLKALHKDGGSPGNPMPGSELHTQSSSSSTKQRNKQSDQSESSDLDDVSTPSGSDLESTSGSELESDMDSERERGAARENGKGPKRKASEGGPQSPSLTSSSAAKDFPGPSLIPSSLDEHTAVTGAVNDSIKAIASIAEKYFGSTGLAGLQDKKVGSLPYPSMFPLPFFPAFSPPVYPFPDRDLRPPGLKAEPQLPADDCKKAQGKSSSESPFDLTTKRKEEKSAPFASSKPEASHSSGQDQPLDLSLGSRGRGRSGREEETKKNLGYEEEKAVMEIPKADTSLQHARPTPFFMDPIYRVEKRRMSDPFETLKDKYMRPAPGFLFHPQMSAIENMAEKLETFGSLKPESGDLLRSVPSMFDFRAPPSALPETLLRKGKERYTCRYCGKIFPRSANLTRHLRTHTGEQPYRCKYCDRSFSISSNLQRHIRNIHNKEKPFKCHLCDRCFGQQTNLDRHLKKHENGNLSGTAMSSPQSELDSGSAILDDKEDSYFNEIRNFIGNTGQNQTSPDPSEEGLNGGPFEEEKPLIASHGSRDLEDEEVEELGADEEEGEEPSNTPGKPEGEMLPSNISIMQDEMDFSGPNDLNLNSKTSPRRYKEEEEQSGYSALDHIRHFSDMRKLEESELSDGDGDGDEDDESFGSPSLTESVKQPLFRKSKSQAYAMMLSLAEKDSLHPATHTPATMWHSLARAAAESSAIQSLSHV, encoded by the exons ATGAAGGCTGAAGAGTATTCATGTGACACCATGGCTCCTGATATTCATG AGGAGAGGCAGTACCGCTGTGAGGACTGTGACCAGCACTTTGAGTCCCGCAACCAGCTGCTGGACCACCAGAAGCAGCCGTGTGGGatgcccccctcctccttccttaaCCCAG GAGGGGACGGTGACCTAAAGGCCCAGGAACCTCAAGACCTGCGACCTCTCCACATGTCTCACGGTCTACAAGAGTGTAAGGAGTGTGACCAGGTCTTCCCTGATATCCAGAG TCTGGAGGCTCACGCTCTGTCCCACTCTGAGGAGAGGGAATATAAGTGTGACCAGTGTCCCAAGGCTTTCAACTGGAAATCAAACCTGATTCGACATCAGATGTCGCATGACAGTGGCAAGCACTACGAATGTGAAAACTGCTCAAAG GTGTTCACAGACCCCAGTAACCTGCAGAGGCACATCCGCTCACAGCACGTCGGGGCACGGGCCCACGCTTGCTCCGACTGTGGCAAGACGTTTGCAACGTCTTCAGGCCTCAAGCAGCATAAGCACATCCACAGCAGTGTCAAGCCCTTCATGT GCGAGGTATGCCACAAGTCCTACACCCAGTTCTCTAACCTGTGCCGCCACAAACGCATGCACGCTGACTGCCGCACACAGATTAAGTGCAAGGACTGTGGGCAGATGTTCAGCACCACCTCCTCCCTCAACAAACACCGGCGCTTCTGCGAAGGGAAGAACCATTTCACAGCAGGGGGATTGTTTGCCCAGGGTATGACACTCCCTGGCGCCCCTGGCTTGGACAAATCAGCTCTGGCAATGGGCCACAGCAGTGCCGGACTGGCTGATTACTTTGGAGCCAGCCGCCATCATGGCGGGCTTACCTTCCCTGCTGCTCCAGCATTCCCCTTCAGCTTCCCTGGCCTTTTCCCCTCTGGACTCTACCACCGCCCGCAGCTCATTCCTGCCACCACCTCTCCTGTCAGACAACAAGCTCACGCACCTGTTGCTGGGCCTGGTGCAGAGCTGAGAAAGAGTCCACTGCTGCCTCCCAGCCCTGGAGCTCAGGAGTCCCGAGAGCTCCTTAAGGCTCTTCATAAAGATGGCGGTTCACCAGGCAATCCCATGCCAGGGTCAGAGCTTCACACCCAGAGCTCCTCGTCCTCCACAAAGCAGCGGAACAAGCAGAGTGACCAGTCTGAGAGCAGTGACCTGGACGATGTCAGCACGCCCAGTGGAAGTGATCTGGAGAGCACATCGGGCTCTGAGCTGGAGAGTGACATGGAcagtgagagggagaggggggctGCTCGGGAAAATGGCAAAGGCCCCAAGAGGAAGGCCAGTGAAGGAGGCCCCCAGAGTCCCAGCCTGACGAGCAGCAGTGCTGCGAAAGACTTTCCAGGCCCTTCTCTCATCCCTTCCTCGCTGGACGAGCACACAGCTGTAACAGGGGCTGTGAATGACTCTATTAAGGCCATTGCCTCCATCGCTGAGAAGTACTTTGGCTCCACGGGGCTGGCTGGCCTGCAGGACAAGAAAGTCGGGTCTCTGCCCTATCCCTCCATGTTCCCCTTGCCTTTCTTCCCAGCTTTCTCTCCTCCAGTTTACCCTTTCCCAGACAGGGACCTCAGACCTCCAGGCCTGAAGGCCGAGCCACAGTTGCCGGCAGATGACTGCAAGAAGGCTCAGGGCAAATCTTCATCCGAGTCACCATTTGACCTCACTACCAAGCGAAAGGAGGAGAAGTCTGCCCCATTTGCCTCCTCTAAACCAGAGGCATCCCACTCCTCTGGTCAGGATCAGCCGCTAGACCTCAGCCTGGGGAGTAGGGGCCGTGGACGcagtggaagagaagaggagacaaaGAAGAACCTGGGCTATGAAGAGGAGAAGGCAGTGATGGAGATTCCAAAAGCAGACACCTCCTTACAGCATGCCAGGCCCACTCCTTTCTTCATGGACCCCATCTACAG GGTTGAGAAGAGGAGAATGAGCGATCCGTTTGAGACTCTGAAAGACAAGTACATGCGGCCGGCTCCAGGCTTCCTCTTCCATCCACAG ATGTCGGCCATCGAGAACATGGCGGAGAAGCTGGAGACGTTTGGCTCCTTGAAGCCAGAGTCTGGTGACCTGCTGCGCTCAGTCCCCTCCATGTTCGACTTCAGAGCCCCACCCTCTGCACTTCCAGAGACGCTGCTGCGCAAGGGCAAGGAGCGCTACACATGCAG ATATTGTGGGAAAATATTCCCTCGCTCTGCCAACCTGACCCGCCACCTCAGGACTCATACAGGAGAGCAACCATACAG GTGTAAATACTGCGACCGCTCCTTCAGCATCTCCTCCAACCTGCAGCGTCACATTCGCAACATCCACAACAAGGAGAAGCCCTTCAAGTGTCACTTGTGTGACCGTTGCTTTGGTCAGCAGACCAACCTGGACCGTCACCTCAAGAAGCACGAGAATGGCAACCTATCAG gcaCCGCAATGTCATCCCCACAGTCTGAACTGGACAGTGGCAGTGCCATACTGGATGACAAAGAAGACTCTTATTTCAACGAAATAAGAAATTTCATTGGCAACACAGGCCAGAACCAGACATCCCCAGATCCCTCTGAGGAAGG GTTAAATGGCGGCCCATTTGAAGAAGAAAAGCCGCTGATTGCCAGCCATGGGTCACGTGACCTGGAAGACGAGGAAGTGGAGGAGCTCGGTGCTGATGAAGAAGAAGGGGAAGAGCCTAGCAACACCCCTGGGAAACCGGAAGGCGAGATGCTTCCTAGCAACATTAGCATCATGCAAGACGAAATGGACTTTAGTGGACCAAATGACTTGAACCTCAACAGCAAAACCTCTCCTAGGAG GtataaggaggaggaggagcagagcgGCTACTCTGCCTTGGATCATATTCGTCACTTTTCGGACATGCGCAAGCTGGAGGAGAGTGAGCTGAGTGACGGAGATGGAGACGGTGATGAGGACGACGAATCATTTGGTTCCCCCTCTCTGACTGAgtcagtcaaacagccactctTTAGGAAATCCAAGTCTCAG GCTTATGCCATGATGCTGTCTCTGGCTGAAAAGGACTCTCTCCACCCAGCCACCCACACCCCAGCCACCATGTGGCACAGTCTGGCACGGGCTGCTGCTGAATCCAGTGCCATCCAGTCCCTCAGCCATGTATGA